In Achromobacter xylosoxidans A8, a single window of DNA contains:
- a CDS encoding SDR family oxidoreductase yields the protein MNIQATQRIALVTGGSRGIGAAIVRRLARDGHAVAINYASSAAEAEALADEIRAAGGRALAVRADVSQAAEVRAMFDQVEAGLGRIDVLVNSAGILKMVPLAETSDELYEQTFGINTRGTFNTLREAATRLADGGSIVNVSSTTIALNLPNYSVYIASKAAVESLTQVFAKELRGRRITVNAVAPGPVATELFLNGKSPELIEHYAKMPPLERLGQPEDISNVVSFLAGPDAGWVNGQILRANGGVA from the coding sequence ATGAACATCCAGGCCACGCAACGCATTGCGCTCGTCACCGGCGGGTCGCGCGGCATAGGCGCCGCCATCGTCCGCCGCCTGGCGCGCGACGGCCACGCCGTCGCCATCAACTACGCCTCCAGCGCCGCCGAAGCCGAGGCCCTGGCCGATGAAATCCGCGCGGCTGGCGGCCGCGCCCTGGCCGTGCGCGCCGACGTGTCGCAGGCCGCCGAGGTGCGCGCCATGTTCGACCAGGTCGAAGCCGGCCTCGGCCGCATCGACGTGCTGGTCAACAGCGCCGGCATCCTGAAGATGGTGCCGCTGGCCGAGACCAGCGACGAACTCTACGAACAGACCTTCGGCATCAATACCCGCGGCACCTTCAACACGCTGCGCGAAGCCGCCACCCGGCTGGCCGACGGCGGCAGCATCGTCAACGTGTCCAGTACCACCATCGCGCTCAACCTGCCGAACTACTCCGTCTACATCGCCAGCAAGGCAGCGGTCGAAAGCCTCACCCAGGTATTCGCCAAGGAACTGCGCGGACGCCGCATCACCGTCAACGCCGTGGCGCCCGGTCCCGTCGCCACCGAACTCTTCCTCAACGGCAAGAGCCCCGAGCTGATCGAGCACTACGCCAAGATGCCGCCGCTGGAACGCCTGGGCCAGCCCGAGGACATCTCCAACGTGGTGTCGTTCCTGGCAGGCCCCGACGCCGGCTGGGTCAACGGCCAGATCCTGCGCGCCAACGGCGGCGTCGCCTGA
- a CDS encoding LysR family transcriptional regulator: MDRFQEMQVFVRIAERRSFSKAAEDLQIPRPTVTNLVKRMEARLGARLLERTTRQVRLTHDGEAHYRRCVRLLADLEEADGAFLDTSPKGLLRVNAQGTLARFFVMPGLPAFLQRYPDIVLQLGEDDRLVDLVREGVDCVLRTGALQDSSLVGRQIALMPQVTVASPAYLARFGEPRRLEDLEGHCAVDYLSSATGRSLPLDFMVDGRNVQMRPRAVVSVTGAELYTGAALAGLGLVQVPRYRVERELAAGELKIVLPDAPPAPMPVSVLYPQNRQVSARVRVFTQWLAEIIAAGLAQTMPVR; encoded by the coding sequence ATGGATCGGTTCCAGGAAATGCAGGTGTTCGTGCGCATCGCCGAAAGGCGCAGCTTTTCCAAGGCCGCCGAGGATCTGCAGATCCCCCGGCCCACGGTCACCAATCTGGTCAAGCGGATGGAAGCGCGCCTGGGCGCCCGGCTGCTCGAACGGACCACGCGCCAGGTGCGCCTCACGCACGATGGCGAGGCCCATTACCGGCGCTGTGTGCGGCTGCTGGCGGATCTGGAAGAGGCCGATGGAGCCTTTCTGGATACCTCGCCCAAGGGCTTGCTGCGGGTCAATGCGCAGGGCACGCTGGCCCGGTTCTTCGTCATGCCGGGCCTGCCCGCGTTCCTGCAACGCTACCCCGACATCGTGCTGCAGCTGGGCGAGGACGACCGCCTGGTGGATCTGGTGCGCGAAGGGGTGGACTGCGTGCTGCGCACCGGCGCGCTGCAGGACTCGTCGCTGGTCGGGCGCCAGATCGCGCTGATGCCGCAAGTGACGGTGGCCAGCCCGGCCTATCTGGCGCGCTTCGGCGAGCCCCGGCGGCTGGAAGACCTGGAGGGCCATTGCGCGGTGGACTACCTGTCCAGCGCCACGGGGCGCAGCCTGCCGCTGGATTTCATGGTCGATGGGCGCAACGTGCAGATGCGGCCCAGGGCCGTGGTCAGCGTCACCGGCGCGGAACTCTATACCGGCGCGGCGCTGGCCGGCCTGGGCCTGGTGCAGGTGCCGCGCTACCGCGTCGAACGCGAACTGGCGGCGGGTGAATTGAAGATCGTGCTGCCCGACGCGCCGCCCGCGCCCATGCCCGTGTCGGTGCTGTATCCGCAGAACCGCCAGGTATCGGCGCGGGTGCGCGTCTTCACGCAATGGCTGGCGGAGATCATCGCCGCCGGCCTGGCTCAGACGATGCCGGTCAGGTAG
- the pdeR gene encoding cyclic di-GMP phosphodiesterase — MTDDQDEKSILYTHFGTHSPYWRLSADSDAFELAAVKGAANIAMALRPEQAETIRSLTGITSSVRIDIALYGDMLRLHLVGRKINPNEWAGTASAHSDTESVAKDLVEGLSFAETVVSEANSVIVIVDQNGRVQRFNKLSEEYTGKREQDIIGRSVFEMFMTREEAIASRRNIAEFYKRGQSYEAERLINTVKGPRLFLFRNKFVTSGSGEKRVYLICSGTDITEERQAQERLRVLANTDMLTNLPNRHAITTRLKAALAAGQDGRGGVLFLDLDNFKRINDHYGHGFGDRLLKSVAVAISSCLSEGQTLARLGGDEFIVLHEAAQTWELEATAQRIIERLREPFRQGLIEVYTSCSIGIAMYPEHGADLDSVVRSADIAMYVAKEAGRHTYRVFQPEMDRRNADYVWLDTNLRKALAEDHLMLYYQPKLAGRNGEVDGVEALVRWRSPERGMVGPNVFIPYAEESGLISPLGVWVMREAARQAAAWKRDGLNIRIAINVSARQLNDKGVVSDFMRAINDASLDPCLLDIELTESCLIDDEGAAIELIKQFRQLGARVHLDDFGTGYSSLSQLARIPLDAIKLDASFVRGVNENPVSQALARAIVAVARTLELKVIAEGVETTEEAVFVDTLGVDAKQGYLYAKPMPAAEFTAWLAQRRRLHLIA, encoded by the coding sequence ATGACAGACGACCAGGACGAGAAGTCGATTCTGTACACGCATTTCGGAACGCACAGTCCTTATTGGCGCCTGTCCGCCGATAGCGACGCGTTCGAACTCGCAGCGGTCAAGGGCGCGGCCAACATCGCGATGGCGCTGCGTCCGGAACAGGCCGAGACGATACGCAGCCTGACCGGCATCACTTCCAGCGTGCGCATCGACATCGCGCTGTACGGCGACATGCTGCGGCTCCATCTGGTGGGCCGCAAGATCAATCCGAATGAATGGGCGGGCACCGCATCCGCGCATTCCGATACCGAATCCGTGGCCAAGGATCTGGTCGAGGGCCTGTCCTTCGCCGAGACCGTGGTGTCCGAGGCCAACTCGGTCATTGTCATCGTCGACCAGAACGGCCGGGTGCAACGCTTCAACAAGCTCAGCGAGGAATACACCGGCAAGCGCGAGCAGGACATCATCGGCCGCAGCGTGTTCGAAATGTTCATGACGCGCGAAGAGGCGATCGCCTCGCGCCGCAATATCGCCGAGTTCTACAAGCGCGGGCAGTCCTACGAGGCCGAGCGCCTCATCAATACGGTCAAGGGACCGCGCCTCTTCCTGTTCCGCAACAAGTTCGTCACCAGCGGCAGCGGCGAAAAGCGCGTCTACCTGATCTGCTCGGGCACTGACATCACCGAGGAACGCCAGGCACAGGAGCGCCTGCGGGTGTTGGCCAACACCGACATGCTGACCAACCTGCCCAACCGCCACGCGATCACGACGCGCTTGAAGGCGGCGCTGGCGGCGGGCCAGGATGGGCGGGGCGGCGTGCTGTTCCTGGACCTGGACAATTTCAAGCGCATCAACGACCACTACGGCCACGGCTTCGGCGACCGCCTGCTCAAGTCGGTGGCGGTTGCGATCTCGTCCTGCCTGTCCGAAGGCCAGACCCTGGCGCGGCTGGGCGGCGACGAATTCATCGTGCTGCACGAAGCCGCCCAGACCTGGGAGCTGGAGGCCACCGCGCAGCGCATCATCGAGCGCCTGCGCGAGCCTTTCCGCCAGGGGCTGATCGAGGTCTATACCAGCTGCTCCATCGGCATCGCCATGTATCCCGAGCACGGCGCCGACCTGGACAGCGTGGTGCGCAGCGCCGACATCGCCATGTATGTGGCCAAGGAAGCGGGGCGCCATACTTACCGCGTGTTCCAGCCCGAGATGGACCGCCGCAACGCGGACTACGTCTGGCTGGACACCAATCTGCGCAAGGCCCTGGCCGAAGACCACCTGATGCTGTACTACCAGCCCAAGCTGGCGGGGCGCAACGGCGAGGTCGACGGGGTCGAAGCCCTGGTGCGCTGGCGCTCGCCGGAGCGCGGCATGGTCGGCCCCAACGTCTTCATTCCCTATGCCGAGGAATCGGGCCTGATCTCGCCGCTAGGCGTGTGGGTCATGCGCGAAGCGGCCCGGCAGGCCGCTGCCTGGAAGCGCGACGGCCTGAACATCCGCATCGCCATCAACGTGTCGGCGCGGCAGTTGAACGACAAGGGCGTGGTCAGCGACTTCATGCGCGCCATCAACGACGCCAGCCTGGATCCCTGCCTGCTGGACATCGAATTGACGGAAAGCTGCCTGATCGACGACGAAGGCGCCGCCATCGAACTGATCAAGCAATTCCGGCAACTGGGCGCGCGCGTCCATCTGGACGATTTCGGCACCGGCTATTCGTCGTTGTCGCAGCTCGCCCGCATTCCGCTGGACGCGATCAAGCTGGACGCCAGCTTCGTGCGCGGCGTCAACGAGAACCCGGTGTCGCAGGCGCTGGCGCGCGCCATCGTCGCCGTGGCGCGCACGCTGGAGCTGAAGGTGATCGCCGAGGGCGTGGAAACGACCGAAGAGGCCGTGTTCGTCGACACCCTGGGCGTGGACGCCAAACAGGGCTACCTGTATGCCAAGCCCATGCCTGCGGCGGAGTTCACCGCCTGGCTGGCCCAGCGCCGCCGGCTGCATCTTATTGCCTGA
- a CDS encoding GntP family permease, whose product MTGLFIVVAALAFLMLAAYRGYSVILCAPIAAMGAVLLTDPSALAPVFSGIFMERMAGFAKLYFPVFLLGAVFGKLIELSGFSRAIVQAVLRLIGAERAIMAIVLVCAVLTYGGVSLFVVVFAVYPFAAEMFRQGGIPKRLMPGAIALGAFTFTMTALPGTPQIQNIIPTTFFETTTWAAPWLGLIGACFTLSVGIAYLEWRRKRAAAAGETYGTDLRNEPVTPPNEREHHPLIALLPLVVVGVANYLLTRWIPGWYPAGSEVALPGLPKPMPVNAEDQVALWAVMGALIAGIVTILLFSFRGIKAHFAEGSKNAVSGALLASMNTAAEYGFGGVIAALPGFLLVADALKAIPDPLVGEAVAVTSLAGITGSASGGMSIALAAMAQTFIDSAHAAGIPMEVLHRIAAMASGGMDTLPHNGAVITLLAVTGLTHRQSYGDIFAITLISTTSVFLAIAVYYLTGIV is encoded by the coding sequence ATGACCGGATTGTTCATCGTGGTGGCGGCGCTGGCATTTCTGATGCTGGCGGCGTATCGCGGCTACAGCGTGATCCTGTGCGCACCCATCGCGGCCATGGGCGCGGTGCTGCTGACCGACCCGTCGGCGCTGGCGCCCGTATTCTCGGGCATCTTCATGGAGCGCATGGCGGGCTTCGCCAAACTCTACTTTCCCGTGTTCCTGCTGGGCGCCGTGTTCGGCAAGCTGATCGAGCTGTCGGGCTTTTCGCGCGCCATCGTGCAGGCGGTGCTGCGCCTGATCGGGGCCGAGCGCGCCATCATGGCCATCGTGCTGGTCTGCGCGGTGCTGACCTATGGCGGCGTGTCGCTGTTCGTGGTGGTGTTCGCGGTGTACCCGTTCGCGGCCGAGATGTTCCGCCAGGGCGGCATCCCGAAGCGACTGATGCCGGGCGCGATCGCCCTGGGCGCGTTCACCTTCACCATGACCGCTCTGCCCGGCACGCCGCAGATCCAGAACATCATCCCCACAACCTTCTTCGAAACCACCACCTGGGCCGCGCCCTGGCTGGGCCTGATCGGCGCCTGCTTCACGCTGAGCGTCGGCATCGCCTATCTGGAGTGGCGGCGCAAACGCGCGGCCGCCGCCGGCGAGACCTATGGCACGGACCTGCGCAACGAGCCGGTCACGCCACCCAACGAACGCGAGCACCATCCGCTGATCGCGCTGCTGCCGCTGGTGGTGGTGGGCGTTGCCAACTACCTGCTCACGCGCTGGATTCCGGGCTGGTATCCAGCCGGCTCCGAAGTCGCGCTGCCTGGCCTGCCCAAGCCCATGCCCGTCAACGCCGAAGACCAGGTGGCGCTGTGGGCGGTGATGGGCGCGCTGATCGCGGGCATCGTCACCATCCTGCTGTTCTCGTTCCGCGGCATCAAGGCGCACTTCGCCGAAGGCAGCAAGAACGCGGTGTCCGGCGCGCTGCTGGCTTCGATGAACACGGCGGCGGAATACGGCTTTGGCGGCGTCATCGCCGCCCTGCCCGGCTTCCTGCTGGTCGCCGACGCGCTCAAGGCCATCCCCGATCCCCTGGTGGGCGAAGCGGTGGCCGTGACCTCGCTGGCCGGCATCACCGGCTCGGCCTCGGGCGGCATGAGCATTGCGCTGGCGGCGATGGCGCAGACCTTCATCGACAGCGCTCACGCGGCGGGCATCCCGATGGAAGTGCTGCACCGGATCGCCGCCATGGCCAGCGGCGGCATGGACACGCTGCCGCACAACGGCGCGGTCATCACCCTGCTGGCGGTCACCGGCCTGACGCACCGCCAGTCCTATGGCGACATCTTCGCCATCACCTTGATATCGACCACATCGGTCTTCCTGGCGATTGCGGTGTACTACCTGACCGGCATCGTCTGA
- a CDS encoding Bug family tripartite tricarboxylate transporter substrate binding protein has protein sequence MSDLRLRPRRAVLFSLLALCAGVSAPALAADAYPDKPIRMIVPYPPGGATDVIGRVLAQELTGALGQSVIVENRAGAAGNIGADQVAKAQPDGYTLLMGALTSHSINAALYRGRVTYDVEKSFAPVSIVGTVPLVFVVNPSVQAKTLAEFIALAKSKPGYITMGSAGNGSPQHLAAEMFKRTAGVEVLHVPYKGSGPAMTDLMGGQVLSMIETVPAAQGSIKAGKLRALAVTSAARVDALPDVPTAAEAGLKDFEVSSMFGIVAPANTPAPVIERLNSELKKILAKPEVKASLLNQGAIATWTTPADAGARVSAELARWTKVIDDAGVKGD, from the coding sequence ATGTCAGACCTGCGTCTGCGGCCGCGCCGCGCCGTGTTGTTTTCCCTGCTGGCCTTGTGCGCCGGCGTTTCCGCTCCCGCCCTGGCCGCCGACGCCTACCCCGACAAGCCCATCCGCATGATCGTGCCGTACCCGCCCGGCGGCGCGACCGACGTGATCGGCCGCGTGCTGGCGCAGGAACTGACCGGCGCGCTCGGCCAGTCGGTGATCGTGGAGAACCGCGCCGGCGCCGCCGGCAACATCGGCGCCGATCAGGTGGCCAAGGCGCAGCCCGACGGCTACACGCTGCTGATGGGCGCGCTGACCAGCCATTCCATCAACGCCGCGCTGTATCGCGGCCGCGTCACCTACGACGTGGAGAAGAGCTTCGCACCGGTTTCCATCGTCGGCACGGTGCCGCTGGTGTTCGTGGTGAACCCGTCGGTGCAGGCGAAAACGCTGGCCGAATTCATCGCGCTGGCCAAGTCCAAGCCCGGCTACATCACCATGGGTTCGGCCGGCAACGGCTCGCCCCAGCATCTGGCCGCTGAAATGTTCAAGCGCACCGCCGGCGTGGAAGTGCTGCACGTGCCCTACAAGGGTAGCGGTCCGGCCATGACCGACCTGATGGGCGGGCAGGTGCTCAGCATGATCGAAACCGTGCCCGCGGCGCAGGGCAGCATCAAGGCCGGCAAGCTGCGCGCGCTGGCGGTGACGTCGGCTGCGCGCGTGGACGCGCTGCCGGATGTGCCGACGGCGGCCGAGGCGGGCCTGAAGGATTTCGAGGTCAGTTCGATGTTCGGCATCGTGGCGCCTGCCAATACCCCGGCGCCCGTGATTGAACGCCTGAATAGCGAGCTGAAGAAAATCTTGGCCAAGCCCGAGGTCAAGGCCTCTCTGCTGAACCAGGGCGCCATCGCTACCTGGACCACGCCGGCCGACGCCGGCGCCCGCGTCTCGGCCGAACTGGCCCGCTGGACCAAAGTCATCGACGACGCAGGCGTGAAGGGGGACTAA
- a CDS encoding crotonase/enoyl-CoA hydratase family protein, protein MNQLIHPDCHPFTAAGNLKQLSAFYEEGRRVMWMMLRAQPRPCFNHELIDEIMTLARAAKDSGLPIDFWVTGSLVPQIYNVGGDLNFFAEAIRTGKREALRAYARACVDCVHAATRGFDTGAISLAMIEGTALGGGFEAALAHHFVLAQNTARMGFPEMAFNLFPGMGGYSLVARRSGMKLAEELISTGESHTAEWFHGRGLVDVLFEPGDAYKATRTFIDVMRPKLNGMRAMLRARQRVLSLPRSELMDITEDWVEAAFSIDPKDRAYMERLVMAQNRRSSSSAESALEATMH, encoded by the coding sequence ATGAATCAACTCATTCATCCGGATTGCCACCCCTTCACCGCCGCGGGCAACCTGAAGCAGCTCTCGGCGTTTTATGAGGAGGGACGCCGGGTCATGTGGATGATGCTTCGCGCTCAACCGCGTCCGTGCTTCAACCATGAACTGATCGACGAGATCATGACCCTGGCGCGCGCCGCCAAGGACTCCGGCCTGCCCATCGACTTCTGGGTCACCGGCTCGCTCGTCCCTCAGATCTACAACGTGGGTGGCGATCTGAATTTCTTCGCGGAAGCCATACGCACCGGCAAGCGCGAAGCGCTGCGGGCGTACGCCCGGGCTTGCGTGGATTGCGTGCATGCCGCCACCCGCGGCTTCGACACCGGCGCGATTTCGCTGGCGATGATCGAAGGCACCGCCCTGGGCGGTGGCTTCGAGGCTGCGCTGGCCCACCACTTCGTGCTGGCGCAGAACACCGCCCGCATGGGCTTTCCTGAAATGGCGTTCAACCTCTTCCCCGGCATGGGCGGCTACTCGCTGGTGGCGCGGCGCTCGGGCATGAAGCTGGCGGAAGAACTGATCAGCACGGGCGAATCGCACACCGCCGAATGGTTCCATGGCAGGGGCCTGGTCGATGTGCTGTTCGAGCCGGGCGACGCCTACAAGGCCACCCGCACCTTCATCGACGTGATGCGGCCCAAGCTCAACGGCATGCGCGCCATGTTGCGCGCGCGCCAGCGCGTGCTGAGCCTGCCGCGTTCGGAGCTGATGGACATTACCGAGGATTGGGTCGAAGCCGCGTTCTCGATCGACCCGAAGGACCGCGCCTACATGGAGCGCCTGGTGATGGCGCAGAACCGCCGCAGTTCTTCCAGCGCGGAGTCCGCGCTGGAAGCCACCATGCATTGA